Proteins co-encoded in one Kribbella qitaiheensis genomic window:
- a CDS encoding fumarylacetoacetate hydrolase family protein — MRIARFSVDDEPKYGVVETDDPEGLVGTVAVLDSDPLYRPVQFTGEQLQLADVRLLAPVIPRSKVVCVGRNYQAHAEELGNEVPKEPLIFLKPNTSVVGPRDGIVYPEQTNDLHFEGELAIVIGRICRDLPKERVNEVIFGYTIANDVTARDLQKSDGQWARAKGYDTFCPLGPWISTELDVSDLRVSTTLNGEPKQDGRTSQFIFDIPEVLAYITSFTTLLPGDVVLTGTPAGVGPMLPGDEVAISIEGLGTLTNKVIVRD; from the coding sequence GTGCGTATCGCCAGATTCTCCGTCGACGACGAGCCGAAGTACGGCGTCGTCGAGACCGATGACCCCGAGGGGCTCGTCGGCACCGTCGCCGTACTCGACTCGGACCCGCTGTACCGGCCCGTCCAGTTCACCGGCGAGCAACTGCAACTGGCGGACGTCCGGCTGCTGGCCCCGGTGATCCCGCGCAGCAAGGTGGTCTGCGTCGGGCGGAACTACCAAGCCCACGCGGAGGAGCTCGGCAACGAGGTGCCGAAGGAGCCGCTGATCTTCCTCAAGCCGAACACGAGCGTGGTCGGCCCGCGGGACGGCATCGTCTACCCCGAGCAGACCAACGATCTGCACTTCGAGGGCGAGCTGGCGATCGTGATCGGCCGGATCTGCCGCGACCTGCCGAAGGAACGCGTCAACGAGGTGATCTTCGGCTACACGATCGCCAACGACGTGACCGCGCGCGACCTGCAGAAGAGCGACGGCCAGTGGGCCCGGGCGAAGGGGTACGACACGTTCTGCCCGCTCGGCCCGTGGATCAGCACCGAGCTCGACGTGTCCGATCTGCGCGTCTCCACCACGCTGAACGGCGAGCCGAAGCAGGACGGCCGGACCTCGCAGTTCATCTTCGACATTCCCGAGGTGCTGGCCTACATCACCTCGTTCACCACGCTGCTGCCTGGCGACGTGGTGCTCACGGGCACCCCTGCGGGGGTCGGCCCGATGCTGCCCGGCGACGAGGTCGCGATCAGCATCGAAGGACTCGGAACTCTGACGAACAAGGTGATCGTGCGTGACTGA
- a CDS encoding GNAT family N-acetyltransferase, whose translation MTTDIRLALPAEYDAVGELTATAYASDGFIPEGSDYGRTLQAAADRAAKAELWVAVRNGTDLAGGGTATESREFAAELLGTVTFCPVGSVYREIGRDDEGEFRMLGVSPEARGLGIGTLLTEHCIQRSRDLGFTRVVMSSARPMKPAHRIYERLGFTRLPERDWSPRPGVDLFAFTLDL comes from the coding sequence GTGACGACTGACATCCGGCTGGCGCTTCCCGCCGAGTACGACGCGGTCGGCGAACTCACCGCCACGGCGTACGCGAGCGACGGCTTCATCCCCGAAGGCTCCGACTACGGCCGGACGCTACAAGCCGCCGCGGACCGTGCGGCCAAGGCGGAACTCTGGGTCGCGGTACGCAACGGCACCGACCTCGCCGGGGGCGGAACGGCCACGGAGTCGCGGGAGTTTGCAGCGGAGTTGCTGGGCACGGTGACGTTCTGTCCTGTCGGGTCCGTCTATCGCGAGATCGGCCGCGACGACGAGGGCGAGTTCCGGATGCTCGGCGTCTCCCCCGAGGCCCGCGGTCTCGGCATCGGCACCTTGCTCACGGAGCACTGCATCCAGCGCTCCCGCGACCTCGGCTTCACCCGGGTAGTGATGAGCAGCGCCCGACCCATGAAACCGGCACACCGCATCTACGAACGCCTCGGCTTCACCCGCCTCCCCGAACGCGACTGGTCCCCCCGCCCCGGCGTCGACCTGTTCGCCTTCACCTTGGACCTGTGA
- a CDS encoding 3-methyladenine DNA glycosylase, whose translation MTTLFERADWEPLAAAHAARVDTLLADHLARRQRREKHPVEDFLFTYYPTRPNQLRVWHPGPGIRLRGGTQYKEKKGYRYSEDVADLDPDEIARRTDSITWIHQLLSATAGRQPQFGCFGLHEWAMVYRTADIRHDWPLRLGSTGTDQVVESHKIACSHYDAFRFFTTPARPLNLLQPTREAQPSLEQGGCLHANMDLYKWSTKLMPFTPSSLVLDCFELARDIRTLDMRASPYDFTALGYSPIEIETPTGKATYAAAQRAFADRAGPLRLQLATLCEQLLTT comes from the coding sequence GTGACCACTCTCTTCGAGCGTGCTGACTGGGAACCGCTGGCGGCCGCCCACGCGGCGCGCGTCGACACCCTCCTCGCCGATCACCTGGCCCGCCGCCAACGCCGCGAGAAACACCCGGTAGAGGACTTCCTCTTCACCTACTACCCAACGCGCCCCAACCAACTCCGCGTCTGGCACCCCGGCCCCGGCATCCGGCTACGCGGCGGCACGCAGTACAAGGAAAAGAAGGGCTACCGGTACTCCGAGGACGTCGCCGACCTGGACCCGGACGAGATCGCCCGCCGCACGGACTCCATCACCTGGATCCACCAGTTGCTATCAGCAACGGCCGGCCGCCAGCCCCAATTCGGCTGCTTCGGCCTCCACGAATGGGCCATGGTCTACCGCACCGCGGACATCCGCCACGACTGGCCCCTCCGCCTGGGCTCGACAGGCACCGACCAGGTAGTCGAATCCCACAAGATCGCCTGCTCCCACTACGACGCCTTCCGCTTCTTCACCACCCCCGCGCGCCCCTTGAACCTCCTGCAACCCACCCGCGAGGCTCAACCCTCGCTCGAGCAGGGCGGCTGCCTACACGCCAACATGGACCTCTACAAATGGTCCACCAAGCTGATGCCCTTCACCCCAAGCTCGCTGGTCCTCGACTGCTTCGAACTGGCCCGAGACATCCGCACCCTAGACATGCGCGCATCGCCGTACGACTTCACCGCGTTGGGCTACTCCCCCATCGAAATCGAGACCCCCACCGGCAAAGCGACCTACGCCGCAGCCCAACGAGCCTTCGCCGACCGCGCCGGTCCCCTCCGCCTCCAACTCGCCACCCTCTGCGAGCAGCTCCTCACCACCTGA
- a CDS encoding class I SAM-dependent methyltransferase has translation MGLEADVLRMVAANEADWDARAALHAASEFYDRPADFWFAEYEWEDLGELEGRDIVHLQCHLGTETIAFARRGARTVGLDLSAKSLEEARRIAAAAEVDVEYVYANVYDAAEALQGRQFDVVYTGKGALCYLPDLRSWAEVVHALLKPGGSLYIVEFHPLLNALGPVAQPGDTGALTIRKDYLEGRGSIALDSTFTYTGDQVPGRQRSYEWMHGLGELITTLATTGFHLTSLRESEVLQWPRWPTMDQTPEGWYRLPADAPRIPLLFALKATRPD, from the coding sequence GTGGGACTGGAAGCGGATGTACTGCGGATGGTGGCGGCCAACGAGGCGGACTGGGACGCGCGGGCGGCGTTGCACGCGGCCAGTGAGTTCTACGACCGGCCGGCGGACTTCTGGTTCGCCGAGTACGAGTGGGAAGACCTCGGCGAGCTGGAGGGGCGCGACATAGTACACCTGCAGTGTCATCTCGGCACCGAGACGATCGCCTTCGCTCGACGAGGCGCGCGGACCGTGGGCCTCGATCTGTCGGCGAAGTCGCTGGAAGAAGCTCGCCGGATCGCGGCTGCTGCGGAGGTGGACGTCGAGTATGTGTACGCCAACGTGTACGACGCGGCGGAGGCGCTGCAGGGAAGGCAGTTCGACGTCGTCTACACCGGCAAGGGCGCGCTCTGCTACCTCCCGGATCTCCGCTCGTGGGCCGAGGTCGTCCACGCTCTGCTGAAGCCAGGCGGATCGCTCTACATCGTCGAATTTCACCCGCTGCTGAACGCACTCGGCCCGGTCGCGCAACCCGGCGACACCGGCGCCCTGACCATTCGCAAGGACTACCTCGAAGGCCGCGGCTCGATCGCCCTCGACTCCACCTTCACCTACACCGGCGACCAGGTCCCGGGCCGCCAACGCAGCTACGAGTGGATGCACGGCCTAGGCGAACTCATCACCACCCTCGCCACCACCGGCTTCCACCTCACCAGCCTCCGCGAATCCGAAGTACTCCAATGGCCTCGCTGGCCCACCATGGACCAAACCCCCGAAGGCTGGTACCGCCTCCCAGCCGACGCCCCACGAATCCCGCTCCTCTTCGCCCTCAAGGCGACCAGGCCGGACTAG
- a CDS encoding FxLYD domain-containing protein: MPPPGQYQQPGQFQPPYFQPPKKKHTVRNVFLVLLTLAVLGVGGCVAFLGKAADDISKGIDDTTARNAPRDVKAGQAFSIGKHETLAGWAVKNELGMFSITGKVKNVSDATSTAFLHFKFLTKDGEVLGNVDCNSSDLEPGQTAVMNCVPDGKFSTAYAKITAEATF; this comes from the coding sequence ATGCCACCGCCTGGTCAATACCAGCAGCCGGGGCAGTTTCAGCCGCCATATTTCCAGCCGCCGAAGAAGAAGCACACCGTCAGGAACGTGTTCCTGGTGCTGCTGACTTTGGCGGTGCTCGGAGTCGGCGGCTGTGTGGCCTTCCTGGGGAAGGCCGCGGATGACATCTCGAAGGGGATCGACGACACCACGGCCCGCAACGCACCGCGCGATGTGAAGGCCGGCCAGGCCTTCTCGATCGGCAAGCACGAGACGCTGGCCGGCTGGGCGGTCAAGAACGAGCTCGGCATGTTCTCGATCACCGGCAAGGTGAAGAACGTCAGCGACGCGACGTCCACGGCCTTCCTGCATTTCAAGTTCCTGACCAAGGACGGTGAAGTCCTGGGGAATGTCGACTGCAATAGCAGCGACCTGGAGCCAGGGCAGACAGCTGTCATGAACTGCGTTCCGGATGGGAAATTCAGTACGGCGTACGCGAAGATCACCGCCGAAGCGACCTTCTGA
- a CDS encoding Fic/DOC family N-terminal domain-containing protein gives MARVELHRWPGHPDGFTRAERLGGSYELYFPDPLVGREFDLDDEVLAALEDAAGDLARLDATAAVLTNSEALARLLLRAEAVGSSQIEGLVVGARRLLKGRGAEG, from the coding sequence ATGGCTCGGGTGGAGTTGCATCGGTGGCCGGGGCACCCGGATGGGTTCACCCGGGCTGAACGGCTGGGCGGGTCGTACGAGTTGTACTTTCCGGATCCGCTGGTTGGGCGGGAGTTCGATCTCGACGACGAGGTGCTGGCAGCGTTGGAGGATGCGGCCGGGGATCTTGCGCGGCTGGATGCGACGGCCGCGGTACTGACCAATAGTGAAGCGTTGGCGCGGTTGTTGTTGCGGGCCGAGGCGGTTGGGTCGTCGCAGATCGAAGGGCTTGTGGTTGGGGCGCGGCGGTTGCTCAAGGGCCGAGGCGCTGAGGGGTGA
- a CDS encoding Fic family protein translates to MTESVETGDKLEVEHLLEAHRRLMAHSPTPEYGGEVRFLQNWIGGRSPAEAYYVPPPAQLVPELLADLMAFIRESRLPVLAKAGIAHAQFETIHPFADGNGRTGRALIHLILRAEGLVERTVPPVSLSLATHATQYVEALTAFRHTGKATNPRARTAANRWLLMFAIACSHATAEAARFERTASELKSAWRERAAPVRAGSAADLLINTLPAAPVLTLAAAARLIDRSQQAANQALTRLTAAGVLREVTDARRNRVYEAPELIDAFTLLERRFASPAADTRIEPPNRPVPSSPNRP, encoded by the coding sequence GTGACCGAGTCCGTGGAGACCGGCGACAAGCTCGAGGTGGAGCATCTGCTCGAAGCGCATCGGCGATTGATGGCGCATTCGCCGACGCCGGAGTACGGCGGTGAGGTGCGTTTCCTGCAGAACTGGATCGGTGGCCGCTCCCCCGCCGAGGCGTACTACGTTCCACCGCCCGCGCAGCTGGTACCTGAACTGCTGGCGGACCTGATGGCGTTCATCCGCGAGTCGCGGTTGCCCGTGCTGGCGAAGGCGGGGATCGCGCATGCCCAGTTCGAGACGATCCATCCCTTTGCCGATGGCAACGGTCGTACCGGGCGCGCGCTGATCCACCTGATCCTGCGCGCCGAGGGACTCGTCGAACGGACCGTTCCACCGGTCTCACTATCGCTGGCGACCCACGCCACGCAGTACGTCGAAGCGCTCACCGCGTTCCGGCACACGGGAAAGGCGACAAATCCACGAGCCCGTACTGCGGCCAACCGGTGGCTACTCATGTTCGCCATCGCGTGCAGTCATGCGACAGCCGAGGCTGCCCGCTTCGAGCGAACCGCCTCGGAGCTCAAGTCCGCTTGGCGGGAGAGAGCAGCTCCGGTACGAGCCGGGTCCGCCGCTGACCTGCTCATCAACACGTTGCCGGCAGCCCCTGTTCTCACCCTCGCGGCAGCAGCCCGGCTGATCGACAGATCTCAGCAGGCCGCCAACCAGGCCCTCACCCGATTGACCGCCGCCGGCGTACTGCGCGAGGTCACCGACGCGCGCCGCAACCGCGTCTACGAAGCCCCCGAACTCATCGATGCATTCACCCTCCTGGAACGCCGTTTCGCCAGCCCCGCCGCCGACACCCGCATCGAACCTCCGAACCGTCCAGTGCCATCAAGCCCCAACCGGCCCTGA
- a CDS encoding ribonucleoside-diphosphate reductase subunit alpha, translated as MATAYVDYFPLYIQTGIEAGLLDPELATFDLARLAAAIKPERDLDFAFLGLQTLYDRYLLHIDKTRFELPQAFFLRVAMGISLKEENREERALEFYELLSSFRFMSSTPTLFNSGTTRPQLSSCFLTTVDDDLSGIFAGIRNNALLAKYSGGLGNDWTPVRGIGAKIRGTNGESQGVVPFLKIANDTAVAVNQGGKRKGAVCAYLETWHMDIEEFLDLRKNTGDERRRTHDMNTANWVPDLFLQRVEAGGDWTLFSPDEVPDLHDLYGAAFATAYESYERAADRGEIRVFRRVKAVDLWRRMLTVLFETGHPWITFKDACNLRSPQQHDGVVHSSNLCTEITLNTTVDETAVCNLGSVNLVAHLTGTGLTAAGLDGELLRDTVKTAVRMLDNVIDVNFYTTPESERANQRHRPVGLGLMGFADALFALRIPYSSDAAVAFADSSMEQISYHAIEASSDLAAERGRYQTYDGSLWSQGILPIDSLELLRQARNGDLTVDTGKELDWDVLRVKVLRDGMRNSNVLAIAPTATISNICGVSQSIEPIYRNLFVKSNMSGEFTVANPYLVADLKARGLWDAVMVSDLKYHDGILSQIDRVPADLRELYATAFEMDPMWLIKAASRRQKWLDQAQSLNLYMSAPSGKALDELYRSAWRYGLKTTYYLRSQSATHVEKSTLQGTDGRLNAVPVAAAPVAATPTPAPVASPITTSAVPATPPAPAPEVPMDDSLLDAPAVCLIDDPDCEACQ; from the coding sequence ATGGCCACGGCGTACGTCGACTACTTCCCGCTCTACATCCAGACCGGGATCGAGGCCGGGCTGCTCGACCCCGAGCTGGCCACCTTCGATCTGGCCAGGCTGGCCGCGGCGATCAAGCCGGAGCGCGACCTCGACTTCGCCTTCCTCGGCCTGCAGACCCTCTACGACCGCTATCTCCTGCACATCGACAAAACAAGGTTCGAGCTGCCGCAGGCCTTCTTCCTCCGGGTCGCGATGGGGATCTCCTTGAAGGAAGAGAACCGCGAGGAGCGCGCGCTCGAGTTCTATGAGCTGCTCAGCTCGTTCCGGTTCATGTCCTCGACGCCGACCCTGTTCAACTCCGGAACGACGCGGCCGCAACTGTCGTCCTGCTTCCTGACCACGGTCGACGACGACCTGTCCGGCATCTTCGCCGGCATCCGCAACAACGCGCTGCTCGCCAAGTACTCCGGTGGACTCGGCAACGACTGGACCCCGGTCCGCGGCATCGGCGCCAAGATCCGCGGCACCAACGGCGAGTCGCAGGGCGTCGTACCGTTCCTCAAGATCGCCAACGACACCGCCGTCGCGGTCAACCAGGGAGGTAAGCGCAAGGGTGCGGTCTGCGCGTACCTCGAAACCTGGCACATGGACATCGAGGAGTTCCTCGACCTCCGCAAGAACACCGGCGACGAGCGCCGTCGTACCCATGACATGAACACCGCGAACTGGGTGCCCGACCTGTTCCTGCAGCGGGTCGAGGCCGGTGGCGACTGGACCCTGTTCTCCCCCGACGAGGTCCCGGACCTGCACGACCTGTACGGCGCGGCCTTCGCCACGGCGTACGAGAGCTACGAGCGGGCAGCGGATCGCGGCGAGATCCGGGTGTTCCGCCGGGTCAAGGCCGTCGACCTGTGGCGCCGGATGCTGACCGTGCTGTTCGAGACCGGTCACCCGTGGATCACCTTCAAGGACGCGTGCAACCTGCGCTCGCCGCAGCAGCACGACGGCGTGGTCCACTCGTCGAACCTGTGCACCGAGATCACCCTGAACACCACCGTCGACGAGACCGCGGTCTGCAACCTGGGCTCGGTCAACCTGGTCGCGCACCTGACCGGGACCGGCCTCACAGCCGCTGGTTTGGATGGCGAACTCCTCCGCGACACCGTGAAGACGGCAGTCCGGATGCTCGACAACGTGATCGACGTGAACTTCTACACCACGCCGGAGTCGGAGCGCGCGAACCAGCGGCACCGTCCGGTCGGCCTCGGCCTGATGGGCTTCGCCGACGCGCTCTTCGCGCTGCGCATCCCCTACAGCTCCGACGCCGCCGTCGCGTTCGCCGACAGCTCGATGGAGCAGATCAGCTACCACGCGATCGAGGCCTCGAGCGACCTGGCCGCCGAGCGCGGCCGATACCAGACGTACGACGGATCACTGTGGAGCCAGGGCATCCTGCCGATCGACTCGCTGGAGCTGCTGCGGCAGGCCCGCAACGGCGATCTGACCGTCGACACCGGCAAGGAGCTCGATTGGGACGTACTGCGGGTGAAGGTGCTCCGCGACGGCATGCGCAACTCGAACGTGCTGGCGATCGCGCCGACCGCGACGATCTCCAACATCTGCGGCGTGAGCCAGTCGATCGAGCCGATCTACCGCAACCTGTTCGTCAAGTCGAACATGTCGGGCGAGTTCACCGTCGCCAACCCGTACCTGGTCGCCGACCTGAAGGCGCGGGGGTTGTGGGACGCGGTGATGGTGTCGGACCTGAAGTACCACGACGGCATCCTGTCCCAGATCGATCGCGTCCCGGCCGATCTGCGGGAGCTGTACGCGACGGCCTTCGAGATGGACCCGATGTGGCTGATCAAGGCGGCATCGCGTCGGCAGAAGTGGCTCGACCAAGCCCAGTCGCTGAACCTCTACATGTCGGCTCCGTCCGGCAAGGCGCTCGACGAGCTCTACCGTTCAGCCTGGCGCTACGGGCTGAAGACGACCTACTACCTGCGCTCGCAGTCGGCCACCCACGTGGAGAAGTCCACCCTGCAAGGGACGGACGGCCGGCTCAACGCAGTACCGGTCGCAGCCGCACCGGTCGCGGCAACTCCAACGCCGGCTCCCGTCGCATCGCCGATCACGACCAGCGCAGTACCGGCCACTCCCCCGGCGCCGGCGCCCGAAGTACCGATGGACGATTCATTGCTCGATGCACCTGCCGTCTGCCTGATCGACGACCCCGACTGCGAGGCCTGCCAATGA
- a CDS encoding ribonucleotide-diphosphate reductase subunit beta, whose product MTTTSNVTGLGSIAVGASRIEVADKAMINARADVNQLLPLKYQWAWEKYLAGCNNHWMPTEVSMQADIALWQRPTGAKDGLTEDERLMLKRNLGFFATAESLVANNIVLAVYRQLTNPECRQYLLRQAFEEAVHTHTFQYICTSLGLDEGELFNMYREVPSISDKDAWALKYTQHLEDPDFKTGTPETDTDFLRDLIAFYVVFEGMWFYTGFAQILSLGRRNKMVGIAEQYQYILRDESIHLNFGIDCINQIKLENPHLWTEAFQAEVRQMLTEACELEVAYGRATMPNGMLGLTADLCEQYMHFVTDRRAEQIGIKPIFGETRNPFGWMSEVMDLKKEKNFFETRVIEYQSGGGLSWD is encoded by the coding sequence ATGACCACCACCAGCAACGTGACCGGACTCGGTTCGATCGCCGTCGGCGCTTCCCGGATCGAGGTCGCCGACAAGGCGATGATCAACGCCCGCGCGGACGTGAATCAACTGCTGCCGTTGAAGTACCAGTGGGCCTGGGAAAAATATCTTGCCGGGTGCAACAACCACTGGATGCCGACCGAGGTCTCGATGCAGGCCGACATCGCGCTGTGGCAGCGTCCGACAGGGGCCAAGGACGGCCTGACCGAGGACGAGCGGCTGATGCTGAAGCGCAACCTCGGCTTCTTCGCCACCGCGGAGTCGCTGGTCGCGAACAACATCGTGCTCGCGGTCTACCGCCAGCTCACCAACCCCGAATGCCGTCAGTACCTGCTCCGCCAGGCGTTCGAAGAGGCCGTGCACACGCACACCTTCCAGTACATCTGCACGTCGCTCGGGCTGGACGAGGGTGAGCTGTTCAACATGTACCGCGAGGTGCCGTCGATCTCCGACAAGGATGCCTGGGCGCTCAAGTACACCCAGCACCTGGAGGATCCCGACTTCAAGACCGGTACGCCGGAGACCGACACCGACTTCCTCCGCGATCTGATCGCGTTCTACGTGGTCTTCGAGGGGATGTGGTTCTACACCGGCTTCGCGCAGATCCTGTCGCTCGGCCGGCGGAACAAGATGGTCGGTATCGCCGAGCAGTACCAGTACATCCTGCGCGATGAGTCGATCCATCTGAACTTCGGCATCGACTGCATCAACCAGATCAAGCTGGAGAACCCGCACCTGTGGACCGAGGCGTTCCAGGCCGAGGTGCGCCAGATGCTCACCGAGGCCTGCGAACTCGAGGTCGCCTACGGCCGCGCCACGATGCCGAACGGCATGCTCGGCCTCACCGCCGACCTGTGCGAGCAGTACATGCACTTCGTCACCGATCGCCGCGCCGAGCAGATCGGCATCAAGCCCATCTTCGGCGAAACCCGCAACCCCTTCGGCTGGATGTCCGAAGTGATGGACCTCAAGAAGGAGAAGAACTTCTTCGAGACCCGAGTCATCGAATACCAATCCGGCGGCGGCCTCAGCTGGGACTGA
- the cimA gene encoding citramalate synthase produces MSTPAEADEFHVYDTTLRDGAQQEGLALSVADKIAIAQHLDDLGVGFIEGGWPGAVPKDTEFFSRARTELHLRHATFAAFGATCKPGSVAADDAQVAALRESGASVVTLVAKSHDAHVERALRTTLDENLRMVGETVRHLRSSGQRVFLDTEHFFDGYRANRAYALEVVRVAAEAGADVVALCDTNGGTLPRELQDIVRDVLESTGARLGIHAHNDGGCAVANSIAAVEAGCTHVQGTINGYGERTGNADLLAVVANLELKRGMQLLPPGRLAESYRIAHAIAEVTNVPPSNRQPYVGVSAFAHKAGLHASAIKVDPDLYQHTDPALVGNDMRMLVSEMAGRASVELKGRELGFDLGNDRELVSRVTDRVKEMESRGYTFEAADASFELLLTEEVAGARPSFFDVESWRVITESRAEGEAVSEATVKLVAGGDREIVTGEGNGPVNALDHALRSAIERAYPVVNKFDLRDYKVRILDQGHGTDAVIRVLIETADGEGSWVTVGVGHNIVEASWEALVDGVTFGLLRHKEDVR; encoded by the coding sequence GTGAGCACACCCGCCGAGGCCGATGAGTTCCACGTCTATGACACGACTCTGCGCGACGGTGCGCAGCAGGAGGGTCTGGCGCTGTCCGTGGCGGACAAGATCGCCATTGCGCAGCACCTGGACGACCTCGGAGTGGGCTTCATCGAGGGCGGGTGGCCAGGCGCAGTACCGAAGGACACCGAGTTCTTCTCCCGGGCGAGGACTGAATTGCACCTGCGGCACGCGACCTTCGCTGCCTTCGGTGCGACCTGCAAGCCGGGTTCGGTAGCCGCCGACGACGCTCAGGTCGCGGCCCTTCGCGAGTCCGGTGCGTCGGTGGTCACATTGGTTGCCAAGAGCCACGATGCGCATGTCGAGCGGGCGCTGCGGACAACCTTGGACGAGAACCTGCGGATGGTCGGCGAGACCGTGCGGCACCTGCGGTCGAGTGGGCAGCGGGTCTTTCTCGACACAGAGCACTTCTTCGACGGGTATCGGGCCAACCGGGCGTACGCGCTGGAAGTAGTACGGGTCGCGGCCGAGGCGGGCGCCGATGTGGTCGCTTTGTGCGACACGAACGGTGGCACGCTGCCGCGCGAACTGCAGGACATCGTCCGCGACGTACTGGAGTCGACGGGTGCCCGGCTCGGCATCCACGCCCACAACGACGGCGGCTGCGCGGTCGCGAACTCGATCGCCGCGGTCGAGGCCGGCTGCACGCACGTCCAGGGCACGATCAACGGGTACGGCGAACGCACCGGCAACGCGGACCTGCTCGCGGTCGTCGCCAACCTCGAACTCAAGCGCGGGATGCAACTCCTTCCGCCCGGCCGGCTGGCCGAGTCGTATCGGATCGCGCATGCGATCGCCGAAGTGACGAACGTGCCGCCGTCGAACCGGCAGCCGTACGTCGGGGTGTCAGCGTTTGCCCACAAGGCGGGCCTGCACGCCAGCGCCATCAAGGTGGATCCCGATCTCTACCAGCACACGGATCCGGCCTTGGTGGGCAACGACATGAGGATGCTCGTCTCGGAGATGGCCGGCCGGGCGAGTGTCGAGTTGAAGGGCCGCGAACTCGGCTTCGACCTCGGCAACGACCGTGAACTGGTCAGCCGGGTGACGGACCGGGTGAAAGAGATGGAGTCGCGCGGGTACACGTTCGAGGCCGCCGACGCGTCGTTCGAACTGCTGCTGACCGAGGAGGTCGCCGGTGCCCGGCCGAGCTTCTTCGATGTCGAGTCGTGGCGGGTGATCACCGAATCGCGCGCCGAGGGTGAAGCCGTCTCCGAGGCGACGGTGAAGCTGGTGGCGGGTGGGGATCGCGAGATCGTCACCGGCGAGGGGAATGGCCCCGTGAATGCGCTCGACCACGCCTTGCGGTCCGCGATCGAACGCGCCTACCCGGTGGTGAACAAGTTCGACCTGCGTGACTACAAGGTCCGGATCCTCGACCAGGGTCATGGCACGGACGCGGTCATCAGAGTTCTGATCGAGACGGCCGACGGGGAAGGTTCCTGGGTGACGGTCGGGGTCGGGCACAACATCGTCGAGGCTTCCTGGGAGGCGCTGGTCGACGGCGTCACCTTCGGCCTGCTTCGCCACAAGGAGGACGTCCGATGA
- a CDS encoding LacI family DNA-binding transcriptional regulator: protein MAGVTIYQVAAEAGVSPSTVSNLLNGRAGRMLPATRRRVETAIEQLGYRPNRAARQLRTGRNQVIGLVVPSVANPFWGTFARHLEAAALEAGYHVLLCNSERDPERERRYVEELWSDGIGGVVLCSSLPSLEHMMPMVGEGLSLVAFDRTAQVGDHESLVNISLDNVLGARLAARHLIELGHRRLAFVSGALGSVNRRERFRGFSDALEDAGLDPADALVWSGGADHSYGDLDVAGLGRTAAAELLAEPDPPTAIVAINDMCALGVCAGIRDAGLRIASDVSVIGFDDIVLADLASPPLTTIRQPLAEMAAAAFANLRTGIESGTPMHGQSLLMRPELVIRESTGPYST, encoded by the coding sequence CTGCTCAACGGCCGCGCGGGCCGGATGCTGCCGGCCACCCGGCGCCGGGTCGAGACCGCCATCGAGCAGCTCGGTTACCGGCCGAACCGCGCCGCCCGCCAGCTCCGCACCGGGCGCAACCAGGTGATCGGCCTGGTGGTTCCATCGGTCGCGAACCCGTTCTGGGGGACTTTCGCCCGGCACCTGGAGGCAGCCGCGCTGGAAGCCGGGTACCACGTGCTGCTCTGCAACTCCGAGCGTGATCCGGAGCGCGAGCGCAGGTATGTCGAAGAGCTCTGGTCGGACGGGATCGGCGGCGTGGTGCTGTGCTCCTCGCTGCCTTCGCTGGAGCACATGATGCCGATGGTCGGCGAAGGCCTCAGCCTGGTCGCCTTTGACCGCACTGCGCAGGTCGGCGACCACGAGAGCCTGGTCAACATCAGCCTGGACAACGTTCTGGGCGCCCGGTTGGCGGCTCGTCATCTGATCGAACTTGGGCACCGACGGCTCGCCTTCGTCTCGGGAGCGCTCGGCAGCGTGAACCGCCGCGAACGCTTCCGCGGCTTCTCGGACGCACTGGAGGATGCCGGGCTCGATCCGGCCGATGCGCTGGTGTGGTCCGGCGGGGCAGACCACAGCTACGGCGACCTCGACGTGGCCGGCCTCGGCCGGACCGCCGCGGCGGAGCTGCTCGCCGAGCCGGACCCGCCCACCGCGATCGTCGCCATCAACGACATGTGCGCCCTCGGTGTCTGCGCCGGCATCCGCGACGCCGGCCTACGGATCGCCTCGGACGTATCGGTCATCGGCTTCGACGACATCGTCCTGGCCGACCTGGCCTCCCCGCCCCTCACCACGATCCGCCAGCCACTGGCAGAGATGGCCGCAGCCGCCTTCGCCAACCTCCGGACCGGAATCGAAAGCGGCACCCCGATGCACGGCCAATCCCTGCTGATGCGCCCGGAATTGGTCATCAGAGAGTCAACCGGCCCTTACTCCACCTGA